One region of Eurosta solidaginis isolate ZX-2024a chromosome X, ASM4086904v1, whole genome shotgun sequence genomic DNA includes:
- the LOC137234608 gene encoding probable ubiquitin carboxyl-terminal hydrolase FAF, whose protein sequence is MLDFLYSFSDDELKREAKPEGWNEYINGIVKSARVLASRLPGEEDFLRDLELFRLKMILRLLHVSSFNGKMNALNEINIVLSSYSHRTQQQQHCMPDDEMDWLTAEQLYQTF, encoded by the exons ATGCTGGATTTCTTATATAGTTTCTCTGATGATGAATTGAAGCGTGAAGCCAAACCGGAGGGGTGGAACGAATATATTAATGGTATTGTAAAGTCGGCACGTGTGTTAGCAAGTCGTTTGCCTGGAGAAGAGGATTTCTTACGTGATCTGGAATTGTTTCGTCTCAAAATGATATTGCGCCTATTACACGTATCTAGCTTCAATGGTAAAATGAATGCGCTAAATGAAATCAATATAGTGCTAAGCTCATATTCACATcgtacacaacaacaacagcattgtaTGCCCGATGATGAAATGGATTGGTTGACGGCAGAGC AATTATATCAAACTTTCTGA